In Pseudomonas abieticivorans, the genomic window GGGCCAGTTCGTCACCGCCGGCAACGCCTCGCAGTTTTCCGATGGTGCCTCGGCCAGCTTGCTGATGAGCCGCGCCCAGGCAGCGCAGCTCGGCCTGCAGCCATTGGGGACTTATCGCGGCATCGCGCTGGCCGGTTGTGCGCCTGAAGAAATGGGCATCGGCCCGGTGCTGGCAGTGCCCAAACTACTCAAGCGCTTTGGCCTGAGCGTGGCGGACATCGGTTTGTGGGAAATCAACGAGGCCTTTGCCAGCCAGGTGCTGCATTGCCGCGACGCCCTGGGCATCGCGCCCGAGCGTCTTAACGTCAACGGCGGGGCGATTTCCATCGGTCATCCGTTCGGCATGTCGGGGGCGCGCATGGTCGGTCACGCGCTGCTGGAAGGGCGTCGCCGCGGCGTGCGCTACGTGGTCGTGGCCATGTGCATTGGTGGCGGCATGGGGGCGGCGGGCCTGTTCGAGCTTGGCTGACCACCGATTGCGCTGTTGGGTCCCGGGGTAGGCCGTTTGGACGATGCCCCGGGGACCTTGCAGACGGACTATCTACTCATCGAGTGCTGCAGTGATTCACTACGACAAGAATAAGAGGGTGAGCCGTATGGAGAGTGTCGAGCGCCTGGACCGTGCTGCAAGGAGTCGCCCATGCGCCGGCTGATTGCCTACCTGGTGTGCATCGCGGTTGCTGCCGTGGTGGCGCTGGCTTTTGCCCCGCGTGAGGCACTGAACATTGCCGACACGGCGTTGAACACCGACCGCCTGCAAATCAACGGCCTGCTTAACCTGGGCAAGCGCCAGGTGGCGGTGGGCGAGCGCGGGACGATTTTGCTCAGCGACGACCAGGGGCTTACTTGGCAACCTGCCACGGTCGAGCCCCAACGCCATCTTTCCCTCAATGCCCTGGCCGCGCTGGATGCCGGGCAATTGGTTGCCGTCGGCCAGGATGGCTGGATCTTGCACTCCAGGGACAACGGCAACAGTTGGCAAGAGATGCACTATGAGGCCGATGTCGGTGAGCCGTTGTTGGGCGCCTGGGCGGCAGGCAGCGAGCAGGTCTTTGCGTTCGGCAGTTACGGCAAGTTCTACCGCTCCGATGACGCCGGGCAAAGCTGGCGCGTGCAGGCCCTTGAAGTGGACCGGGCGCACCTCAACGCCATGGACGGCGGCCGCGATGGCCGGCGCATGTTGGTCGGCGAGCAGGGCCTGGTGCTGCGCAGCGCGGACAACGGCGAACACTGGCAGCAACTGCCGACTTTCTACAACGGCTCGCTGTTTGGCGTAGTACGCCTCAGTGCCCAGCGTTGGGTGGCCTACGGCATGCGCGGCCATGTGTTTGTCAGCGATGACTTTGGCGAGCAGTGGCACGCCATCGACGTGGGCAATACCCAGCCGCTTTACGGCCATGTGCTGCTGCCGGACAACGCCGGGGTGCTGATGGTCGGCGCCGGTAGCTCGCTGGTGCGCCTGGATGGCCAGGGGCGGTTGGTCGGCAGCAGTCGCCAGGCCGGTTTGGGCACGTTGACCAGTGCCATTGTGATGAGCAGCGGTCAGGTATTGCTGGCCGGTGAACGAGGGGTCTACCAGGGCAGCGGTGACCGCGTTGCCGCGTTGGGCAAAGGGGAATTGCTTCATGAAAAACGCTAATTGCGGGGTTAAGCGCCTGGTCGAGCGTTGTGCCGACCTGTTGCTGGCACGGCGTAGGCTGCTATTGACGGTGTTCCTGTTGCTGACCCTGGGGTTGGGGTACAGCGCCACCCGGACCCAACTCGACCCAGGTTTCAATAAACAAATCCCGGTGCGGCATGAATACATGCTCAACTTTCTCAACTTCAGTCAGTATTTCACCGGGGCCAACCGCTTTCTGGTCAGCGTGAAATGGAAGGGCGAGGGCGATATCTACAACCCGCAGTTTCTCGATACGTTGCGCAAAGTCACCGACGATGTGTTCTTTATCAACGGGGTCAACCGCGCCAGCGTCACCTCGTTGTTCACCGCCAACGTGCGCTACATCGAGATCACCGAAGACGGCTTCTTTGGCGATGTGGTGGTACCGCCGCGCTTCACCGCCACCGTCGAGGACCTCGCCCAGGTGCGCAGCAATGCCGCGCGCGCCGGGCAAGTCGGGCGCCTGGTGGCCAACGACCTGAAGTCGGCGATGGTGCGCGCCGACCTGCAGGACGTCGATCCGCAAACCGGCAAATCAGTCAGTTATGTTGAAGTGGCGCAACGCCTGGAAGCCATCCGTGCCAAGTACAGCAGCGAGCAGATCGACATCAACATCGTCGGGTTCGCCAAGCTGGTCGGCGATGTGGTCGATGGGCTGATGACCGTGATCGGCTTTTTTGTCGTCGCCTTCCTGATCACCGGCCTGTTGCTGTGGCTGTACTCGCGCTCGCTGCGCCTGACCGTGGTGGCCCTGCTGGTGGCGCTGTTGCCGGTGGTCTGGTTGTTGGGCCTGCTACCGTTGATAGGCCTGGGCATCGACCCGATGTCGATTCTGGTGCCCTTCCTGATCTTCTCCATCGGCGTTTCCCACGCCGTGCAAATGACCAACGCCTGGAAACAGGAAGTGTTGGCCGGCAAGGATTCGGTGCAGGCGGCACACGCGGCCTTCTGCAAAATCTTTATTCCAGGTTCCCTGGCGCTGTTGATGAACGCCTTGGGCTTTGCCGTGATCATGCTGATCGACATCCCGATCGTGCATGAGCTGGGGGTGACGGCTTGCATTGGCGTGATGCTGATGATCATCACCAACAAACTGATGTTGCCGATCATCATTTCCCACCTGCGCCTGGAGCGTGGCGTGTTGAACAAGGCGCGCGTTCAGCAGCAGGGCAAGCACCCCTTGTGGTGGCGGCTGTCGGCCCTGGCCGAGCCACGCCCGGCGTTGGTGGTGATGGTGGTCAGCCTGATGTTGTTGAGCGCCGCGGTGTTCAAGGCGCGCCAATTGGAAGTCGGTGACATCGGTGCCGGCGCCCCGGAGCTGCGCAGCGATTCGCGTTACAACCAGGACAACGCCCAGATCGTCGGCAGTTATGCCATCGGCCTTGATGTGCTGGCGGTGTTCGCGCAGGCCCAGGGCGTGGAAGAGGCGTGCCTGTCACCGGCGGTGATGCGTGCCGTGGAGGCTTTTGACTTTCGCATGCGCAGCGTGAGCGGCGTGCAGTCGGTGCAGAGCGTGGCCGGCTTTGGCAAAACGGTGATTGCCGGCAACAACGAAGGTAACCCGCGCTGGGCGGCCATCCCAGGCTCGGCCCGGGGCTTGAGCCAGGGCTCGCGCGCCTATGTGCCGGAGGACGGGCTGGTCACCGATGGCTGCCAGCAGATGCAGATTCTGGTGTTCCTCACCGATCACGATGGCGCAACCGTTGCCCATGTGGTCAAGGAGGCCCAGCGCATCATCGCGCAGGTCCAGGTGCCGGAAATCCAGTTCCTGCTGGGCGGTGGCAACGTGGGGGTCATGGCCGCGTCCAACGATGCGGTCAAGCGCGCCGAGGTGTTGATGCTGGTGGCCTTGTTTGGTTCGGTGCTTGTTGTTCTGTTGGCTGACCTTCGGCTCGCTGCGAGCGGTGTTGTGCATACTGGTGCCGCTGGCCATCGTGGCGGTGTTGTGCAATGCGCTGATGGCCATGCTCGGCATCGGCCTGAAGGTGGCGACGCTGCCGGTGATGGCCCTGGGGGTCGGCGTGGGGGTGGACTACGGCATCTATCTGTACGAGCGCATCCAGCACGAAATGGCCGAGGGCGCCGACCTGCGCCATGCCTTCTACCAAGCCATGTGCCAACGGGGCACGGCGGCGGTGTTCACCGCCCTGACCATGTCGATCGGGGTGTGTACCTGGGCCTTCGCCCCGCTGAAGTTTCAAGCGGACATGGGGGTGTTGCTATCGTTCATGTTTCTGGTCAATGTACTGGGGGCGATTTTTCTGCTCCCGGCCTTGGCCGCCTGGTTCAACCTGGGCAAACCCCTGGTGGCGGTCAAGCCTGACCGCGCGCCGCCAGGTGCTGTGGCAAAGGTGTTGCAACCATAACAATAATAACGGGCGCAGCCTGGGCTGTGTCCCGCAAGGAGACGAGTGATGGAAACTTCCAGCTTGAGTGTTCAGGCCTTGGCGGACATGGGCTTGGAGCTGGCTGAATACGACCGGCTCATTGGCGAGTTCTACGACGGTGCGCTCGACCCCAAGCTGATGGCCAAGACCCTGCGCCATGTGCGTAGCCTGTTCCAGGCCAACTACGTCACCTTGATCTTGCGGGTGCCCGAGCAGCCGGACCTGGGCCTGATGATTGTGGTGGGCGACATCGAAGGCGAGGGCGAGGTGAGCTACTGGGCCTACCCACAAGCCGTCACCCCGTTCAATAACCCACCCATGGACAAGGTGTTCACGGTCGACGATGTGATGACCGAGGCCGAGTGGACAAATTCGGTCTACTTCAAGACCTACGGCACCGTCCATGACACCTACCACATCATGGGCGCCAATATTTCCACGGCCGATGGCGGCAAGCTGCGTTTTCGCATCACCCGGCCCAAAGCCGCGCCGAAATTCACTGCCTCCGAGCGCACGCTGTGCGAATCGTTGCTGCCACATTTGCGCCGCGCCATGCATGTGCACAACCTGCTCGACCGCAGCGAATCGATCAGCGAACTGTACGCCCAAGCCATCAGCCGCTTGTCGGTGGCGACCATCGTGC contains:
- a CDS encoding WD40/YVTN/BNR-like repeat-containing protein, with amino-acid sequence MRRLIAYLVCIAVAAVVALAFAPREALNIADTALNTDRLQINGLLNLGKRQVAVGERGTILLSDDQGLTWQPATVEPQRHLSLNALAALDAGQLVAVGQDGWILHSRDNGNSWQEMHYEADVGEPLLGAWAAGSEQVFAFGSYGKFYRSDDAGQSWRVQALEVDRAHLNAMDGGRDGRRMLVGEQGLVLRSADNGEHWQQLPTFYNGSLFGVVRLSAQRWVAYGMRGHVFVSDDFGEQWHAIDVGNTQPLYGHVLLPDNAGVLMVGAGSSLVRLDGQGRLVGSSRQAGLGTLTSAIVMSSGQVLLAGERGVYQGSGDRVAALGKGELLHEKR